Proteins encoded by one window of Cannabis sativa cultivar Pink pepper isolate KNU-18-1 chromosome 4, ASM2916894v1, whole genome shotgun sequence:
- the LOC133036904 gene encoding uncharacterized protein LOC133036904, whose amino-acid sequence MIRAQSRQKSYVDLKRRDIEFEVGDHVFLRVTPRKGLSVKRFGKRGKLSPRYVGPFQILDRVGSVAYRIALPPSLSGVHNVFYVSQLRKYVSDPSHVLSYETLGLQEDLSYNERPVKILDQKDRILRNKTITFVKVLWRNSVVEEATWELESDMREQYPELFE is encoded by the coding sequence ATGATCAGAGCTCAGAGCAGACAGAAATCTTATGTAGACCTGAAGCGGAGAGACATTGAGTTCGAAGTGGGTGATCATGTGTTTCTTCGAGTGACACCACGAAAAGGACTCTCGGTGAAGAGATTTGGCAAGAGAGGGAAACTAAGTCCCAGATATGTTGGTCCATTTCAGATATTAGACAGAGTAGGTAGTGTAGCTTACAGAATAGCTTTACCGCCATCATTATCTGGGGTGCACAATGTATTTTATGTATCCCAACTTCgaaaatatgtgtcagacccATCACATGTTTTGAGCTATGAAACACTGGGTTTGCAGGAAGATTTGTCCTACAATGAACGACCGGTAAAGATTCTTGATCAAAAGGATAGGATTTTGAGAAATAAGACAATTACCTTTGTGAAAGTCCTATGGAGAAACAGCGTGGTTGAGGAAGCTACTTGGGAGCTAGAGTCTGATATGCGAGAACAATATCCagaattatttgaataa